One window from the genome of Hemitrygon akajei chromosome 4, sHemAka1.3, whole genome shotgun sequence encodes:
- the LOC140727114 gene encoding uncharacterized protein produces the protein MFWKMGINSMKKFFRALDTMETRSLVLTKEVLSECKQLEAAMKGLQEQIQVGLTKLAELKKRKQVLEQHQNKLDENKDFESEAYVTHTEKKDLGPNASTVNVCKKCEFTCHDPCIYTVYIFKYWCVAMDIWGNCKVCPGKCSMFHHSREKYKYVHVTRKEKRTFGDVKEKYEKAYGEKMTQEKIMEKLQQEFEGVQNSVLELIIQLSESNRRLEEVALRSNPLSTPAYIDLLIQSEKDEGKPGYLDRIQSLTMVKKQAELLESSSTGSSYQGIRSKIQ, from the coding sequence ATGTTCTGGAAGATGGGAATTAACAGTATGAAGAAATTCTTTAGAGCTCTTGACACAATGGAAACAAGAAGTTTAGTTTTGACCAAAGAGGTTTTGAGTGAATGTAAGCAGCTGGAAGCTGCAATGAAGGGATTGCAGGAACAGATCCAAGTTGGGCTGACCAAACTGGCAGAACTAAAGAAAAGGAAACAGGTTCTGGAGCAACATCAGAACAAGCTGGATGAAAATAAAGACTTTGAGTCTGAAGCTTATGTCACACATACAGAAAAGAAGGATCTTGGACCTAATGCTTCGACAGTAAACGTCTGTAAGAAATGTGAATTTACTTGCCACGATCCCTGTATTTACACTgtgtatatttttaaatattgGTGTGTAGCAATGGATATTTGGGGAAATTGCAAAGTCTGTCCTGGTAAGTGTAGCATGTTCCATCACTCAAGGGAAAAGTACAAGTATGTCCATGTGACAAGAAAGGAGAAGAGGACATTTGGTGATGTAAAAGAAAAGTATGAGAAAGCCTATGGTGAGAAGATGACACAGGAGAAGATCATGGAGAAGCTTCAGCAGGAGTTTGAGGGGGTTCAGAATTCAGTGCTGGAGTTGATTATCCAATTATCTGAGAGCAATAGAAGACTTGAAGAAGTAGCTCTGAGATCAAACCCGTTATCCACGCCAGCTTACATTGACCTCTTGATTCAGTCTGAGAAAGACGAAGGAAAACCAGGGTACCTGGACCGAATTCAGTCTCTGACGATGGTCAAGAAACAGGCCGAGCTATTGGAGAGTTCATCAACAGGAAGCAGCTATCAGGGGATAAGAAGCAAAATCCAGTGA